The region TTGTCAAGGTCTCAAGGACGTCACCTATCCCCTTGCTCTTCCAAACCGATCCCGCCTACATGATGTCTTCCATGTGGGTCTTCTCAAACCATTTGTGGGGACACCGCCTGCTCTGCCTCCAATACACCATGGTGCAACATTACGAATTTCAGTGCCATTCATGTACGGCTAGTGTGGGGCGTTCGTCAAGTTTTGGTATAGTGGGAAGGACTACTGGCATTATCAACATCCTAGGAAGACCTTGAAAATTTCCACGTGTAGTATCCATCTTTCTAGATTGCGGACAAGCTGCTTGCcaagggagggagagatgTTATGTGAGGAATTCTGTTTGAGTATCGCAACCACACGAAGAAGCACCTTAGTTAAGTTATTAGCCAGATGTAATCCTCTATAAGAGCCAGTTAACGATTAATGAAAGGCAAGCACGAAATTAGTTCAATATAtttctctcttccttttcGTCACCATGTCTCCTAGAGGCGAGGCTCTAGACCTCACCCGCCCATAGAGCACACCTACGCCTTGAAGCATCTCGGACCCACGCCAAGCCATAACATCACTCAACATGCAATGGATATGCATGTGTTGAGGGAatttaggatgtgtttggatGGAGGGTTTTGGGTGGATAGGATATGGCGGCCCATTTTTTGTagatgtttggttggtgggcaGGAGTGGGATAGGGCGGCCTAGAGGGGAATTTTCCCCCCAAATGTCGGATAGATGAATCCGGCCGATTTGGCCAGATTTGGGTGCCCGGGCGAgtcgggcgacgacgacgacgtggtgCGGTGGCGGCAAAGGGAGCAGTGGTGAGCGACGGAGCAGGCGACGagcgcagcaacgacggcgacgccgatgCGTGCccggcaacgacgacgacgtggtcCAGCCAGGAGGAGGGAGTAGCAGTGAGCGACGAGCGCAACGGCGACGCCGATACGtgcccggcgacgacgacgacgacgtgccgCCGAGAGGAGGCAAGAGGCGGCAGAGGAGGCATGAGGCGGTGGCCGGGGGTTGGAGGCACGAGGCGTCTACCGgcgggaggcgacggcggcggctggggggaggaggcgcgagGTCCCCGCCGacaggaggaggcggcggcggcggtgagccCCCGGCGGCCAGATCTAGCtgcttttttcctttttttctttttcttttttctgtgtATTTATAATGGAGATAATATTGTAAATTGTtggaaattttatgatttgtattgtgtattaaaatttgatgGGGGTTATACCACACCTACAAATTCATCCTACTCCCTCCAACCAAATAAATAATTGGATCACCAAATCCATCTTCATCCctacaaccaaacaaaagacTGGATCGCCATATTCgcacaaccaaacaaaaaactggaTCGCCGTATCCAACAAAATATGAACCGCCATATCCTATCCAGCCTTGAccatgaaccaaacacacccttaaaaGAGATCTGCCTCCTTCTGTTATATTGTAGTTCATCATCTACATGACTGAACCAAAACTATCTCCCTTCACATGTCATTATGGTTTTGTCTAGtttagaaaaaaggaaaaggataTTACACAAAGAAACATGCCATAAGAAAACAGCGGTGCTTGCTTACCCAAAAAAATCCACTATACATGCTCAGTGGAAAATGTTTCTGAAGAATCTGAACTAAGAAGCCTTTCTGCTTCATCATTAGCCTCAGCTTGTATACGCCATTGCTAAATAAGTACAAGAGGCAACTGTTAGTCCATATGAAACATTTTCTTCTCAACAGCTGATGAGCAGAAGATATACTTGCCTCTTCAAGACTATCAATCTCCATTAGTTGCTGTATTTGTTCTGATATCCTTTCCTGGAATCAGGACACTAATTATTAGTAATCATACTTCATCCACGTGATGAATAAATAGGATATCTAAACAACTTGAACTTACCGCACTGCTTGCTGCTTCAGCAACAATAACATCTGAATCCATCTCGACTTCAATTTCAATCATAGAACACAGCTGCAGTGgcatatccaaaaatttcacTGTTTAGCTATATTGAATGTAAATTGCATTTGTATATATCATGTATAAGTTTGCTCTATTACTTTTGCATAACTTTCCATCAGCTCAATCTTTGCTAGGAGTGTACTTTCCAAGCTTTCACGTACCCTCTTCACTCTACCTCGACGAGCGCTGGAAATAAGTTTGATCAACACTTaattattttcacaaaaatatgtAGTAGAACAAGTTCAATTCAACTGGGTTATATACTTAGATGATATATCCGtaactaaataattaaactagaataataaaataaactgtcGGAACTTGGAACTTAATGAAATTACCGATATGATGGTTCGCCTACTGCTAATATCTTGTTCTCTAACTGAGACATTCGTGCAAGCATCCACACCTTTGAAAGTAAATTTAGAAGTTTAGGACTTCATGCTTCAGGATTTTACTTTTAGCAGAGAATAAAGTGGTTAGGGATAACAGATTTAAACCTCCTTTTCGATAAGTTGTTTCAAATCCTTGAGACGATTCTGAAGCATGTCATATTGAGATAAAAGTTGTTGCCGTAGAGCAATTATATCTACTGTCTTTTGTGGaagctgaaaataacattGGATTAAGGTCAGAGAGAATATAATGTACAATGTAGTTTCTAACCCAAAACTGCTCCTAATTCTTTCACAAAAGCATGTCAGCCTAGAATGCATGTGATATAATTTTGTCCAAAGATAATGAGTGATGTCTAAAATATGCATACTTGGATATATGGAAAACTCAATGAATATGAGTAAACATGTGGCGAAACCCACGTTAATAACTTGTATAAAAATGTGTAATGATAACATTTTGCAGTCAAAGAGCATCTTATTGGCGTTGCGAAGTTGAAAATGACGTCTTTTTTACTAAGGAAGTATAAGGTGCTaggtttctttaaaaaaacactaaaaaaatgttttgaagTTATACTCCCTCTTATCCAAATACTATAAGACATTTTAGATTTCTCAACTCTTACATAAAATAACTTTGAGGAACTTGCTTTGCCATTGCTTCACACAATCACACTTACTACTACTTTCATCTTTTCTGCTGAGAGTACGATTGAAGGGAAACAAGTAAATTATTCGTTGGTATTACATGACCCTGTTATATTCTTCTGCCCATAGTTTTTCAAATTTCCTACTAGTGAAGAATACTAATCCCTGATGCTTCCTGCACACTAAAGATTACTCACCTTTCGAATCTCTGGCAGGATGACTTGATTTAGTGTTGTTCCAACAGCTGCTGATGCAAAAGCAGTTGCTGTAATAAGTCTAGGGAGAGTTGGGTCAATGAATGCAGAGGCAGCATCTCCAGAAGCAAGCAAAGCAAGAGCACCGGCCAACAAATATGGATTAAAGACAAATGGTCCCTCATTCTTTGATGGAGCTCTTAGTAATCTTGAGACTTGTCTGTTGATGTGATTAGTGAGAGACATGGGTTCTCCTGCTCTATACCCTTGTGAGCGTGCATAAATTTTCAGGGGGCCCATTTCACGATAAACATTTGATGGGGCAGCCAAGGAAATGGTCACTCTTTCTCCTTCTTGAGCAGGCAGTTCTACAGTCTGTGTGGCAAATCTATGGGTCCGAGCTGTTCCTGAAGGTGTGCGAATCTGCAAAATAAATGACCCAAGCATGCTCTTAACAGCACTGCCAAGAGATTATAAGAACTGAAGAACTGTGcgatatttaaaaaatggattgaGCTGAATTTTCTGGTGGAATGTTTTTATTGCAGCACCCCAGCCAATCCCTGCCCAACTATCTTACTGGGGTAGCGGAAAATGACAGAAAAAATGCTGGTGctcaaatttagaattaatggATTGAAGTATTGAACGATATTTGGAAAGTACCATATGAGGAATTTCTCAATGACTGT is a window of Oryza brachyantha chromosome 8, ObraRS2, whole genome shotgun sequence DNA encoding:
- the LOC102706871 gene encoding uncharacterized protein LOC102706871; amino-acid sequence: MALALVSPSAHRLPRPASSPPLGRASAGLSFSPLCSSSGSCSLQRASSAGGGGAGGAEDSGPTSLDADMLRRVSGAADAAEALDIVAESAGGTGGLDAPDCNAIVAAALDRGNVELALSVFEAMRSGFARAGAWRWARPDVRTYALLVQRLAAGLRVSDALRIIDYVSRAGISSAEEVPFGMVIRCPSCMVAVSVAQPQHGTQIVSCSKCRYQYELFSGDIMSIESEEVSMDISALDKALRFINVMKDGLPAAVHSIVIRTPSGTARTHRFATQTVELPAQEGERVTISLAAPSNVYREMGPLKIYARSQGYRAGEPMSLTNHINRQVSRLLRAPSKNEGPFVFNPYLLAGALALLASGDAASAFIDPTLPRLITATAFASAAVGTTLNQVILPEIRKLPQKTVDIIALRQQLLSQYDMLQNRLKDLKQLIEKEVWMLARMSQLENKILAVGEPSYRARRGRVKRVRESLESTLLAKIELMESYAKLCSMIEIEVEMDSDVIVAEAASSAERISEQIQQLMEIDSLEEQWRIQAEANDEAERLLSSDSSETFSTEHV